The genomic window GGACGAGCTCCTCCGCGACGCCCTCCTCCCGTACTTCGTCGGGGGTCTTACCGAAGGCCAGCGCCTGGGTCTGGGCGAAGAAGTTGGCCATCAGCAGGTCGTGCTGGGCGACCAGTCCGGGCTGCAGGCCCGGGACGGGCTGTGCGAAGCCGATGAAGTCGGCGGGGATGATCTTCGTGCCCTGGTGGATCAACTGGTAGTACGCGTGCTGTCCGTTGGTGCCGGGCGTGCCCCAGACGACGGGCCCGGTCTGCCAGTCGACCCGGTTGCCGTCGCGGTCGACGGACTTGCCGTTGGACTCCATGTCCAGCTGCTGGAGATAGGCCGTGAACTTGCTCAGGTAGTGCGAGTACGGAAGCACCGCGTGCGACTGGGCGTCGAAGAAGCCGCCGTACCAGACGCCGAGGAGACCGAGCAGCAGCGGCGCGTTCTCCTCCGGCGGAGCGGTGCGGAAGTGCTCGTCGACGAGGTGGAAGCCGTCGAGCATCTCGCGGAAGCGGTCCGGGCCGATGGCGATCATCAGCGAGAGCCCGATGGCCGAGTCGTACGAGTACCGCCCGCCGACCCAGTCCCAGAACTCGAACATGTTGGCGGTGTCGATGCCGAACTCGTCGACCTTCTCGGCATTGGTCGACAGCGCCACGAAGTGCTTGGCGACGGCCTCCTGGCCGGCCTTCAGCTCGTCGAGCAGCCACGTGCGGGCGGAGGTCGCGTTGGTGATGGTCTCGATGGTGGTGAAGGTCTTGGACGCGATGATGAACAGCGTCTCGGCCGCGTCCAGGTCGCGGACCGCCTCGTGCAGATCGGCCCCGTCCACGTTCGACACGAAACGGAACGTCAGATCCCGTGCGGTGTAGGAGCGCAGCACCTCGTAGGCCATGGCGGGGCCGAGGTCGGAGCCGCCGATGCCGATGTTCACGACGTTCTTGATGGGCTTTCCGGTGTGGCCGGTCCAGCTGCCCGAACGGATCCGCTCCGAGAACGCGCCCATCTTGCCGAGCACGGCGTGCACCGCCGGGACCACGTTCTCGCCGTCGACGTCGATGACGGCATCACGGGGGGCGCGCAGCGCGGTGTGCAGCACGGCCCGCTTCTCGGTGATGTTGATCTTCTCGCCGCGGAACATGGCGTCCCGCAGCCCGGCGACGTCGGTGGCCGCGGCGAGCTCGCGCAGCAGCGCCAGTGTCTCGTCGGTCACCAGGTGCTTGGAGTAGTCGAGGTGGAGGTCGCCGACCTGGAGGGTGAACCGGCTGCCGCGGTCGGCGTCGGCGGCGAACAGCTCCCGCAGATGTGTGTCGGCCAGCTGCTCACGGTGCTTGCCGAGAGCGGCCCATTCGGGCATCCGGTTGAGCCGGGTACGTCCCACCCGTCGCCCACCACCACCCTTGTTCGGAGCGCTTCGCGCATACCCTTCGTTTGCGTTCATTCTGGACATCAGCCCACTTCTTCTCGTACCTGCCTGCGTGCCCCGCTGCTCCACCAACCTAATTGATCTGGGGGGTCAGTGACGCGACGGCGAGGGTGAACAGTCCCGCCGCCACCAGCGCGGGGGTGTTCAGTCCCCAGGCGGCCGCCGCCGCGCCGCCCAGCAGGGCCCCGAGCGGGGCCCCGGCGACCGCGAGCGCCCGGAAGGCGGAGCTGATGCGGCCCAGCATCCCGTCGGGGCTGCGCTCCTGCATCAGCGTCACCTGATTGGCGTTCCACACCAGCCCCATGAAACCGAACAGCGCCATCGCCGCGACCGTCGCCCACGGCTCGCGGACCGTCCCCATGGCGACGAGGCAGCCGGTCTGCACACACCCGGCCAGGAACACGCTGCGTATCCGGCCTGTCCGCTCGGCGAGCCGCCGGGCGAGGATGCCTCCGGCGACGGCGCCCGCGCCGTACGCCGTGACGGCCGCGGCATAGCCGCCGTTGCCGGCGTCCAGCCAGCCGGTGACGTGCAGGACGAGGGTGGCGATGAGGGCGCCCATGCCGATGTTGCAGAGGGTGGTTGCAGTGCACAGCGACCGCAGTGCCCGGTCGCGCCACAGGGCCCGGATGCCCTCGGCGATCTCCGCCCGCAGAGTGGACCCGGCCTTGCGGGGCCGCCGCTCGGGCCCCGCCGACGGCAGTGAGGCCACCAGCAGCGCCGCCAGCACATAGGTCGCCGCGTCCGCCGCGTACGGCACGGCCGCGCCCGCGACGAGCAGCACGGGCACGAGCGGGCCCGCCAGGAAGGTGCCGGCCAGCTGCTGTCCGGTCTGGAGCCGGGCGTTGGCGCTGCCGAGCGACTCGGCGGGCACCAGGGACGGCAGGAGAGCTGTCGCGGCGTTGTCGAAGACGGTCTGGAGCGTGGTGAGCGCGAAGGCCACGGCCATCAGCAGCGCGACCGAGGCGTGGCCCAGCGCGACGGCGAGGGCGAACGCGGCCATCAGCGCACCCCGCACCAGGTCGACGGCCCACATCGCCCGCCGCTGGTCGACCCGGTCGGCCACCGCCCCGCCCAGCAGCCCGAAGAGCAGCCAGGGCAGATAGCCGCAGGCGGTCACCGAGGCGATGAGCAGCGGATCAGCGGTGAGCGACGCGGCGAGCAGCGGCATGGCGGCCGTGCGCAGCGAGTCGCCGAGCTTCGACACGACCGCCGCCGCCCACAGCCGCCCGAATCCGCCCCGCCAGACGGGTGTTGTCGATGCGGTGCCCACCGCCTCCGCTGCTGCCACGGCGTCCCCCTCCGGTCGTCGATCGCCCACCGCCCACGACCGTAGAGGACACCACTGACAACACCGCGGGGCCCGGGGCCTGATCCGAACGACAGGCCCTGACCGGGATCAGTGTCCGCCGCGGTGCAGCCGCCCCTCGTAGCGGGCTTCGAGCACGGCGTTGCGGTCGTACCCGCCGGGCACGTTGGCGGAGATGTACACGGGGGGTTCGTGGCCCT from Streptomyces formicae includes these protein-coding regions:
- the pgi gene encoding glucose-6-phosphate isomerase, producing MPEWAALGKHREQLADTHLRELFAADADRGSRFTLQVGDLHLDYSKHLVTDETLALLRELAAATDVAGLRDAMFRGEKINITEKRAVLHTALRAPRDAVIDVDGENVVPAVHAVLGKMGAFSERIRSGSWTGHTGKPIKNVVNIGIGGSDLGPAMAYEVLRSYTARDLTFRFVSNVDGADLHEAVRDLDAAETLFIIASKTFTTIETITNATSARTWLLDELKAGQEAVAKHFVALSTNAEKVDEFGIDTANMFEFWDWVGGRYSYDSAIGLSLMIAIGPDRFREMLDGFHLVDEHFRTAPPEENAPLLLGLLGVWYGGFFDAQSHAVLPYSHYLSKFTAYLQQLDMESNGKSVDRDGNRVDWQTGPVVWGTPGTNGQHAYYQLIHQGTKIIPADFIGFAQPVPGLQPGLVAQHDLLMANFFAQTQALAFGKTPDEVREEGVAEELVPHKTFVGNHPTTTILAKELTPSVLGQLIALYEHKVFVQGAVWNIDSFDQWGVELGKVLAKRIEPVLTEGTGGEELDSSTAALVAAYRTLRGR
- a CDS encoding MFS transporter — translated: MAAAEAVGTASTTPVWRGGFGRLWAAAVVSKLGDSLRTAAMPLLAASLTADPLLIASVTACGYLPWLLFGLLGGAVADRVDQRRAMWAVDLVRGALMAAFALAVALGHASVALLMAVAFALTTLQTVFDNAATALLPSLVPAESLGSANARLQTGQQLAGTFLAGPLVPVLLVAGAAVPYAADAATYVLAALLVASLPSAGPERRPRKAGSTLRAEIAEGIRALWRDRALRSLCTATTLCNIGMGALIATLVLHVTGWLDAGNGGYAAAVTAYGAGAVAGGILARRLAERTGRIRSVFLAGCVQTGCLVAMGTVREPWATVAAMALFGFMGLVWNANQVTLMQERSPDGMLGRISSAFRALAVAGAPLGALLGGAAAAAWGLNTPALVAAGLFTLAVASLTPQIN